In Chelmon rostratus isolate fCheRos1 chromosome 9, fCheRos1.pri, whole genome shotgun sequence, the following proteins share a genomic window:
- the LOC121611916 gene encoding T-cell leukemia homeobox protein 3-like has protein sequence MEQAPSAPSPPPKPAHHEPISFGIDQILGAGTEPENGRTTGRQSGSDLSNGDGYYSLGSPTGASAPSYTALSISLSGIMPPVEASGSYGESRSLGSRGVIRVPAHRPMTAPGPPAPVQSAVPGFGGLCFPWIGNRFAKDRISAALVPFAVTRRIGHPYQNRTPPKRKKPRTSFSRVQICELEKRFHRQKYLASAERAALAKSLKMTDAQVKTWFQNRRTKWRRQTAEEREAERQQANRLILQLQQSALQKSLSESAVSDPLCAHNSSLYALQNLQPWAEDRE, from the exons ATGGAGCAAGCACCCAGCGCGCCGAGCCCTCCTCCCAAACCGGCCCATCACGAGCCCATCAGCTTCGGCATCGACCAGATCCTGGGAGCCGGTACAGAGCCAGAAAACGGGCGCACGACTGGAAGACAAAGTGGATCCGATTTAAGCAACGGGGACGGTTATTACAGTTTAGGAAGCCCGACCGGGGCCAGCGCGCCCTCATACACCGCGCTGTCTATCTCCCTCTCCGGTATAATGCCTCCGGTGGAGGCTTCTGGTTCATACGGGGAGAGCAGGAGTCTGGGCAGCCGGGGAGTGATTCGAGTCCCGGCCCACAGACCCATGACGGCCCCGGGACCCCCGGCCCCCGTGCAGAGCGCAGTCCCTGGGTTTGGAGGGCTGTGCTTCCCCTGGATAGGAAACAGGTTCGCCAAGGACAGAATATCAG CGGCGCTGGTGCCGTTCGCCGTTACGCGGCGGATAGGACACCCGTACCAGAACCGGACGCCGCCCAAGCGGAAAAAGCCCCGCACGTCCTTCTCCAGAGTTCAGATCTGCGAGCTGGAGAAGCGCTTCCACCGGCAGAAGTACCTGGCCAGCGCCGAGCGGGCCGCCCTGGCCAAGAGTCTGAAGATGACGGACGCACAGGTCAAAACCTGGTTCCAGAACCGCAGGACCAAGTGGAG GAGACAGACGGCCGAGGAGAGGGAGGCGGAGCGTCAGCAGGCCAATCGCCtcatcctgcagctgcagcagtccgCCCTCCAGAAGTCCCTCAGCGAATCAGCGGTGTCGGATCCACTGTGCGCCCATAACTCCTCCCTGTATGCCCTGCAGAACCTCCAACCCTGGGCCGAGGACAGGGAATAG
- the kcnip1a gene encoding Kv channel-interacting protein 1 isoform X1, with product MGAVVGTLTMQTKQRRPSRDKADDDLEMTMVCHRPEGLDQLEAQTNFSKRELQVLYRGFKNECPSGVVNEETFKQIYSQFFPHGGKERLCVYGSVVFLPPVLTNASTYAHFLFNAFDSAHTGSIKFEDFVTALSILLRGSVTEKLQWTFNLYDINRDGYINKEEMTDIVRAIYDMMGKYTYPVLKTDAPKQHVDAFFQKMDKNRDGVVTLDEFILSCQEDENIMRSLQLFENVI from the exons ACAAAGCTGACGATGACTTGGAGATGACCATGGTGTGCCATCGACCGGAGGGCCTCGACCAGCTAGAAGCTCAAACCAACTTCAGCAAAAGAGAGCTCCAAGTGCTCTACCGGGGTTTTAAGAAT GAGTGTCCCAGTGGTGTCGTAAATGAGGAAACCTTCAAGCAAATCTACTCCCAGTTCTTCCCACACGGAGGTAAAGAGAGACTATGTGTCTATGGCTCTGTCGTGTTTCTACCCCCTGTACTGACAa atgCCAGCACCTACGCACACTTCCTCTTCAATGCATTTGACTCAGCACATACTGGCTCCATAAAGTTCGAG GACTTTGTGACAGCTCTGTCCATCCTGCTGAGGGGCTCTGTCACTGAGAAGCTACAGTGGACCTTCAACCTGTATGATATCAACAGAGACGGATACATCAAcaaagag GAGATGACCGACATCGTCAGAGCGATATATGACATGATGGGAAAGTACACATATCCTGTCTTGAAAACTGACGCACCCAAACAGCATGTGGACGCCTTTTTTCAG aaaatggacaaaaacagagaCGGTGTGGTCACTCTTGATGAATTCATCCTGTCTTGTCAAGAG GATGAAAACATTATGAggtctctgcagctctttgaaaaTGTCATCTAG
- the kcnip1a gene encoding Kv channel-interacting protein 1 isoform X3, with protein sequence MLHLLGVITVEDKADDDLEMTMVCHRPEGLDQLEAQTNFSKRELQVLYRGFKNECPSGVVNEETFKQIYSQFFPHGDASTYAHFLFNAFDSAHTGSIKFEDFVTALSILLRGSVTEKLQWTFNLYDINRDGYINKEEMTDIVRAIYDMMGKYTYPVLKTDAPKQHVDAFFQKMDKNRDGVVTLDEFILSCQEDENIMRSLQLFENVI encoded by the exons ACAAAGCTGACGATGACTTGGAGATGACCATGGTGTGCCATCGACCGGAGGGCCTCGACCAGCTAGAAGCTCAAACCAACTTCAGCAAAAGAGAGCTCCAAGTGCTCTACCGGGGTTTTAAGAAT GAGTGTCCCAGTGGTGTCGTAAATGAGGAAACCTTCAAGCAAATCTACTCCCAGTTCTTCCCACACGGAG atgCCAGCACCTACGCACACTTCCTCTTCAATGCATTTGACTCAGCACATACTGGCTCCATAAAGTTCGAG GACTTTGTGACAGCTCTGTCCATCCTGCTGAGGGGCTCTGTCACTGAGAAGCTACAGTGGACCTTCAACCTGTATGATATCAACAGAGACGGATACATCAAcaaagag GAGATGACCGACATCGTCAGAGCGATATATGACATGATGGGAAAGTACACATATCCTGTCTTGAAAACTGACGCACCCAAACAGCATGTGGACGCCTTTTTTCAG aaaatggacaaaaacagagaCGGTGTGGTCACTCTTGATGAATTCATCCTGTCTTGTCAAGAG GATGAAAACATTATGAggtctctgcagctctttgaaaaTGTCATCTAG
- the kcnip1a gene encoding Kv channel-interacting protein 1 isoform X4 codes for MTMVCHRPEGLDQLEAQTNFSKRELQVLYRGFKNECPSGVVNEETFKQIYSQFFPHGDASTYAHFLFNAFDSAHTGSIKFEDFVTALSILLRGSVTEKLQWTFNLYDINRDGYINKEEMTDIVRAIYDMMGKYTYPVLKTDAPKQHVDAFFQKMDKNRDGVVTLDEFILSCQEDENIMRSLQLFENVI; via the exons ATGACCATGGTGTGCCATCGACCGGAGGGCCTCGACCAGCTAGAAGCTCAAACCAACTTCAGCAAAAGAGAGCTCCAAGTGCTCTACCGGGGTTTTAAGAAT GAGTGTCCCAGTGGTGTCGTAAATGAGGAAACCTTCAAGCAAATCTACTCCCAGTTCTTCCCACACGGAG atgCCAGCACCTACGCACACTTCCTCTTCAATGCATTTGACTCAGCACATACTGGCTCCATAAAGTTCGAG GACTTTGTGACAGCTCTGTCCATCCTGCTGAGGGGCTCTGTCACTGAGAAGCTACAGTGGACCTTCAACCTGTATGATATCAACAGAGACGGATACATCAAcaaagag GAGATGACCGACATCGTCAGAGCGATATATGACATGATGGGAAAGTACACATATCCTGTCTTGAAAACTGACGCACCCAAACAGCATGTGGACGCCTTTTTTCAG aaaatggacaaaaacagagaCGGTGTGGTCACTCTTGATGAATTCATCCTGTCTTGTCAAGAG GATGAAAACATTATGAggtctctgcagctctttgaaaaTGTCATCTAG
- the kcnip1a gene encoding Kv channel-interacting protein 1 isoform X5, which translates to MTMVCHRPEGLDQLEAQTNFSKRELQVLYRGFKNVCALSLQECPSGVVNEETFKQIYSQFFPHGDASTYAHFLFNAFDSAHTGSIKFEDFVTALSILLRGSVTEKLQWTFNLYDINRDGYINKEEMTDIVRAIYDMMGKYTYPVLKTDAPKQHVDAFFQKMDKNRDGVVTLDEFILSCQEDENIMRSLQLFENVI; encoded by the exons ATGACCATGGTGTGCCATCGACCGGAGGGCCTCGACCAGCTAGAAGCTCAAACCAACTTCAGCAAAAGAGAGCTCCAAGTGCTCTACCGGGGTTTTAAGAATGTATGTG CCCTTTCTCTCCAGGAGTGTCCCAGTGGTGTCGTAAATGAGGAAACCTTCAAGCAAATCTACTCCCAGTTCTTCCCACACGGAG atgCCAGCACCTACGCACACTTCCTCTTCAATGCATTTGACTCAGCACATACTGGCTCCATAAAGTTCGAG GACTTTGTGACAGCTCTGTCCATCCTGCTGAGGGGCTCTGTCACTGAGAAGCTACAGTGGACCTTCAACCTGTATGATATCAACAGAGACGGATACATCAAcaaagag GAGATGACCGACATCGTCAGAGCGATATATGACATGATGGGAAAGTACACATATCCTGTCTTGAAAACTGACGCACCCAAACAGCATGTGGACGCCTTTTTTCAG aaaatggacaaaaacagagaCGGTGTGGTCACTCTTGATGAATTCATCCTGTCTTGTCAAGAG GATGAAAACATTATGAggtctctgcagctctttgaaaaTGTCATCTAG